In Ostrea edulis chromosome 6, xbOstEdul1.1, whole genome shotgun sequence, a single window of DNA contains:
- the LOC125647731 gene encoding Golgi SNAP receptor complex member 2-like: MESLYTNTNKLIQEVQGDLGKLAKHTDKDGVHLFENEIQAKIDIIVSNCERLTILVNKEPPTRRANAKLRVDQLKYDCQHIQAGLRQLQQKRYMLEQQERDREELMSRTFEANDQDTSIQIDHAVQHHDRLAFSNREVDNMISSGHGVLENLRSQRITLKGAQRKILDLANTLGLSNTVMRLIERRTVQDKFILYGGMILTLIIMFLIWKYFS; the protein is encoded by the exons ATGGAGTCGTTATATACAAACACAAACAAACTTATTCAGGAGGTACAAGGGGACCTGGGGAAGTTGGCAAAACATACCGATAAAGATGGGGTTCACCTGTTTGAGAATGAAATTCAAGCCAAAATTGACATCATTGTCAGCAACTGTGAACGACTTACCATTCTAGTCAACAAGGAGCCACCCACAAGAAGAGCCAATGCAAAACTGCGGGTCGACCAACTGAAATATGACTGTCAACATATTCAGGCTGGGCTAAGGCAACTACAGCAGAAAAG GTACATGTTAGAGCAACAGGAACGAGATAGAGAAGAACTAATGTCAAGGACCTTTGAAGCCAATGACCAGGACACGTCTATCCAGATTGACCATGCAGTTCAACACCACGACAGACTAGCCTTCTCAAACAGAGAGGTGGACAACATGATTTCATCAGGTCATGGAGTCCTGGAAAACTTACGATCTCAACGCATAACACTAAAGGGAGCACAAAGGAAAATTTTAGATTTAGCGAACACGCTTGGATTGTCAAATACAGTAATGAGACTTATTGAAAGGAGAACAGTCCAGGATAAATTCATATTGTATGGTGGAATGATTCTAACCTTAATAATCATGTTTTTGATATGGAAATACTTTTCTTGa
- the LOC125647868 gene encoding schlafen-like protein 1, which produces MEAVNSRVVYLGNLRSDTGLRNLKEHIFNLFRNYLGIKVTQDDIFIHTNQGRGSWYAFINCHEEHQAEYVLDQLGTWESRRHTHFNFTSICEGSRPLIADYKRVTKHKNKKTKKKRRKPRDHDSPDITEQFDEYYSDDFPQNNLQQKDIQPSLPSIKSGRKIPGLGSKKTAEGSVHDIYLDGEQLGNETRNKEFKKGGGEYVKNVMKKHVSKYVCAFLNSGEEGTLYLGVNDDGCVEGVLCPHTREDEVRLDIDDAIKTIKPAVFPKYYDVEFTPVYYKLGVPKEDYKVVEIIVYGTGDIDRLYGSPHGVFLRRDGGVQTLKFEEILEWSDLKHQKQIRRLEDRLQRQEDLFERKTQEEKDKKSKVCVVM; this is translated from the exons ATGGAGGCGGTGAACAGCAGGGTGGTTTACCTAGGAAATCTTCGGAGTGATACAGGCTTGAGGAATCTCAAAGAGCACATCTTCAATTTGTTCAGAAACTACCTAGGCATTAAAGTTACCCAGGACGACATCTTTATACACACAAATCAAGGGAGAGGCTCCTGGTATGCTTTTATCAACTGTCATGAGGAACATCAGGCTGAATATGTCCTCGATCAGTTAGGAACCTGGGAGTCCCGAAGACACACTCACTTCAACTTTACTTCTATATGTGAAGGATCTCGGCCATTGATAGCTGATTACAAACGTGTAACGAAGCACAAAAACAAGAAAACCAAGAAAAAGAGGAGGAAGCCTAGAGACCATGATTCACCAGATATCACGGAACAATTTGATGAATATTATTCTGATGATTTCCCTCAAAATAATCTACAACAAAAAGATATTCAGCCTAGCTTACCGTCAATCAAAAGTGGGAGGAAGATACCAGGTTTAGGTTCTAAAAAGACAGCGGAGGGATCTGTGCATGACATATACTTAGATGGAGAGCAACTTGGCAATGAAACGAGAAATAAGGAATTCAAGAAAGGTGGTGGGGAATACGTAAAAAATGTTATGAAAAAACATGTTTCAAAGTATGTGTGTGCCTTCCTGAACAGCGGAGAAGAAGGAACTCTGTATCTTGGTGTAAATGACGATG GCTGTGTTGAAGGTGTTTTGTGTCCACATACCAGAGAGGACGAAGTGAGGCTGGATATTGACGATGCAATAAAAACCATTAAACCTGCTGTGTTCCCTAAATATTATGATGTTGAATTTACACCTGTGTATTACAAATTAGGAGTCCCTAAAG AGGACTATAAAGTAGTGGAAATAATAGTCTATGGTACTGGTGATATAGATAGGTTGTACGGTTCTCCCCATGGCGTGTTTTTAAGGAGGGATGGAGGGGTACAGACATTGAAATTCGAAGAAATACTAGAGTGGTCAGATCTG AAACATCAAAAACAAATCAGAAGACTGGAGGACAGATTGCAGAGACAGGAAGATTTATTTGAGAGAAAAACACAAGAGGAGAAAGACAAGAAATCCAAAGTGTGCGTGGTCATGTAG